From Hemibagrus wyckioides isolate EC202008001 linkage group LG11, SWU_Hwy_1.0, whole genome shotgun sequence:
gtccagcacattccacagataCTTCATCAAATTGAGATCAAATTGAGGGGAATTTGGAGCAACTTGAAATCTttatgttcctcaaaccattcctgaataattttgcagtgtAGCAGAGTGCATTATCTGACTGAAGAAGGCCATTTGAGGATACTGTTGCTTGATTATTTACTTGGTTTGCAACAATGTTTAgataggtggtacatgtcaaaataacatccacatcAATGCAATGACCAAGGATTTCCAGCATAACATTactcagagcatcacactgtctccgctggcttgccttcttcccatagtccATGCTGGTGCCATATTTTCTCTAGGTATGCGACCCACATACACCTGACCTTCCACAtgttataaaaagaaaacatgatttataAAACCAAACGTTCTTCCCTGGCTCCATGGTCCAATTTTGATGTTCATGTGCCTGTTGTATGTACTTTTGGTGGTGGACAGGAATTAGCCCCATacaagctgtgatgcactggCCAGCATTTTTCAGCAACTCATGCTACATTAGGTCTTCTATGGAATCAGACCAGATGGGCTAGGGTTTGCTCCCCATACACATCAGTAAGCCTTGGATATTGACATTCTTGACAGGTgacaagataatcaatgttgTTCTCTTCACTTGTCACTGGTTTtactgttatggctgatcaacAGAAACTCTACATTATGTTACAGCTTTTTGACTGTCCTATTTGTTCCTGCTCCAGCATGCAACACAGATGATGATACTAACTGTAACTACAGTGCAGACTACTGCAATGATGATCATATGCATTTCCTGCCAACCAATGATGAGATCTCCTTTCTCTAAGCGGACTGTCGAGTTAcctgtttgtgtataaatggaTATCCGAAAGGGATTTCTTAAattatactctattatactggCGTTTTTCAAGTCTATAGGACTAAAGCACACAAGGGCTGTGACATCTCTGACTTtatctggatatttttttaaccaGCTTTGAAGTGGTAAAATGTCCTGGTCACACCTCCATGGATTTTCAGTTAACAGCACACTGCTAACATTGGTTAAAGTGTCTAGAAATGTCTTTGGTAAAGAAGATAGGGAGTTGTTTTGAAGCTCCAGCTGTTTTAAGTCAAGAATACCATCAAGCAGACTCTCTGGAATGGACTGAATGTGGTTGTTTTCCAATGATATATTGAACAGCTTCGGAAGGCCTCTGAAAACTCTTTCGTCAAGGCTTGTCAGGCAGTTAGTGTGCAAAGAAATTTCTTTCAGCTCGTTCAATCCATTGAAAGCACCAGGAGAAATGTGTGAGATCCGGTTTCTGCTCAACACTAGGAGTCGCACATGGGTTAAATTGCTAAACACATTTTCCTCAATCCGGGTTAACATGTTGTCATACAGCCACAGTTCCTGCAGTAACATGGGCCCAAAGGTGTTAATTGACAGACTCTGCAACTGGTTGTCAAAAAGTGAGATGTTTTTTAGATTTGGGAGATTCAAGAAGATGCCTTGCTGAAGAATAATCAACTTATTATTAGAGAGGTAGAGTTTTTGGAGCTTCTGCTGATGGGTGAAAAGTTCTGCTGGTAAGTGTGTGATAAGATTGTGCTGCAGATGCAAAACCTCCAGATTAAGCAGGTCATCAAACGCATTATCTGGGATCACATTTAGGTTGTTATTTTGAAGGTACAACTTTTTAAGCTTGTTTAGTCCATGGAAAGTTCTGGGCTGCAGTTCTCTGATGCCATTTCTCTGCAGCCAAAGCTCCTCCAAGTGAGTTAGATTCTGGAACATATCATTTGGAATAAAATTCAAGTTATTAATGCTTAAGTCTAAGACTTTCAGAGACTGAAGAGGATGAAGCAGGGTAGAATGGAGTTTATTTAGTTTGTTGTTATTCAGCTTCAGCTTGGTGAGGGACGGTAGATTCTGAAACAAGTCCTCTGGTAGTGAATTCAGCTCAGTTCCTGAACACACTAAAGTGGTGAGTTTACGTGTGTTGTCAAATGTGTGAGGTTGCACCTCACTGATACTCGATTTATTGACAATAAATTGTGTCAGAGTCTCTGACAATGCATCAAAATCAGCAGGTTTCAATGAGGATATTTTAGTATTTGAAATATTGATAGACTTTGTTGTTGATGGAAGAGGGGATGGAAAGTCTATAATTTGAGAGCCCATGCAAACAGTATGGGTGTCATTGCAATTGCAGTTCTGGGGACATCCCCAAACTGCTTTCACTgcacaaatgcaaataattatATACTGTCCCAGTTCCATGGTCTCCTGAAAgggaataaaaaagaattttattgCTTGATTATAacataatttttatatatttcccTGGTGTGAAATCTTTATGCTGTAtagtaaacaaaacattttaaaaggttACATGCAATTGCCatgatatttctttttaatcattattattattattatcatcaaaatgattaatataaaaaaaaatcacacattcTGGTGAAATATTAGTTTCTTGAagtgaaagaaacagaaactattttaaaatgaaCCTTGATTAAGGTTGATGCACAGTAAATTTAGATTTGATTAACTTTAGAACTTAATGAACTTTTTAAGCCCCGTTCGCGCTCATTAAGCAGGTCAAGAAGTCTTTCtcaaaggaaagaaaagctataaaaataaatcgaCCTTCTCCAGCTCACAATATTCTCTGAATAAAATGTCATTAAGAAATAGCAGTAAGAATTATCACAGGAAACTGTGATAGTCAggaataccaaaaaaaaaacaaaaaacccacagaTAGAACTGTCTGTATGCAGCAAAGGGCAAAACAAATACCCTAATATGACAGCAAGGACTAGCAGGAAGATTTAGCAGACACCAACATAGTGTTTGAGCAAATTGAGCATCTAATCTATGGAAAACATTATATAGATAAGCCAGAGacaatttgtaaaaaaaaaaaaaaaatgatgatgaagtaAAAATGAATCCCTCTGGCCAGAATTGTGCGgtcggggggtggggggttgtaTAACAGCCAGTGCAACACAAAACATTACACCGGTTGATAGAAGAATCAATTCCAGAAAAATCAGTCAGTCAAGACATTTACAGAACACAAGAGCATAAAGAACTAACCAGTTTATATTCATGCtgaaataaattgtaataaatttctcatgattatgattatgatttaaCATGATCTGTTATTTATACACAGTGAAGTTTTCACAAATCCAAAAGAAACCTTACCTTAAGCAGTTGCCTTTCTCACAGATATTTGGTCTTCTTTTCACTTATGGCTCCTGTTACATTTCCACTCTTATCTTTGAAGCGGTTTAGATGTTTGCTTTGCACTGTAGCCAGCAGAGCAGCCCAGTCATTCCATTTAACATTAGCAGCAGCTGGACTGGTTTAAGTCTCCACCCACTTTCAGGATTGGGATCGTTCttctttcttgtttattttcttgtttttctcttcaaGGATTCTCTCATTTCAAGGATTTctcatttctctcatttttcaTCTGTACTGCATATGAGAATTTATCGGCACTTGCTTACTTCACTTTCTTTACTAAGTAACCaagttaatatatatttttatttcactatatATCTAGATATTGAATGTTCAAATCTGACCGGATGTTTCTAAGAagatttttattacattattactcTCA
This genomic window contains:
- the LOC131362231 gene encoding leucine-rich repeat-containing protein 15-like isoform X2: MELGQYIIICICAVKAVWGCPQNCNCNDTHTVCMGSQIIDFPSPLPSTTKSINISNTKISSLKPADFDALSETLTQFIVNKSSISEVQPHTFDNTRKLTTLVCSGTELNSLPEDLFQNLPSLTKLKLNNNKLNKLHSTLLHPLQSLKVLDLSINNLNFIPNDMFQNLTHLEELWLQRNGIRELQPRTFHGLNKLKKLYLQNNNLNVIPDNAFDDLLNLEVLHLQHNLITHLPAELFTHQQKLQKLYLSNNKLIILQQGIFLNLPNLKNISLFDNQLQSLSINTFGPMLLQELWLYDNMLTRIEENVFSNLTHVRLLVLSRNRISHISPGAFNGLNELKEISLHTNCLTSLDERVFRGLPKLFNISLENNHIQSIPESLLDGILDLKQLELQNNSLSSLPKTFLDTLTNVSSVLLTENPWRCDQDILPLQSWLKKYPDKVRDVTALVCFSPIDLKNASIIEYNLRNPFRISIYTQTGNSTVRLEKGDLIIGWQEMHMIIIAVVCTVVTVSIIICVACWSRNK